A single region of the Streptomyces sp. AM 4-1-1 genome encodes:
- a CDS encoding polymorphic toxin-type HINT domain-containing protein, translating into MKPISTTSPGIRLLRRASLALSTVMVATLLQAAAAPSAVAENNLPGLPNSEKPVTGSHESTVRPRTLPKGPKIPPVPPEKELPAPFTATVDISGARGTGTKNADGFTPAKGTPIGLAPAPTGGKREAATSASGGDTATRVETRVLDREHTDRAGIKGVLFTLSVLDATAARAERSAAPTSTHVAATVDYSAFARAFGGSYASRMRLVALPPCALTTPDKEDCRSGTPVTTTNDTARQTLTATSLNLRAGTPTVLAATTSAEGDKGTYKATSLAASSTWSTNLNTGDFTWSYDMPTPEVPGGLKPAVGLSYSSASIDGRTGGTNNQGSWVGDGFNLWPGFIERSYKPCADDGQKNADGNKPGDMCWAYDNAVISFNGAGGELIPAGNDEFKLKHDDGTRIKHLASTDRGNGDNDGEYWRLTSPDGTQYFFGYNRLPGWSAGKETTDSTWTLPVYGNNSAEKCHAATFADSWCQQAWRWNLDYVVDVHGNAISYNYTKEANSYGRNLKAEDDTPYTRGGYLKRVDYGLKSSDMYAAKPQAQVVFGNAERCLSQTGVSCAADTIDDKAFYWYDTPWDLNCKAGTKCDNGRLSPSFWTRKRLTDVTTQVLKADGTYAEVDSWKLDHRWGMADTDYQLLLDSVQHTGHSAIPAITLPKTTFAYTQLENRLDRTGDGFAPFVKARLSTVADESGGQIDANYSAPACDWDALPTPETNTTRCFPQYIGGSDTDPAQRHWFNKYVTTSVTATDRTGGSPDQVTRYDYLGGAAWHYDDDDGLTKEKQKTWSQWRGYGQVRVRTGGQGGDSAMRTQQDSYFLRGMDGDRKNTSGGTKSVAVALEAGEGAAITDHETTAGFGYRTVMFDKPGGKVLSKSVSRPWYHETAKKVRDWGTVTANFIGTSASKDWVSLDGGAGVKWRTTSTATKQDTIAGRVVQVDDFGDDATEADDRCTRTTYPEVTATNLLRLPSRVETVTKPCEATADRSKDVLSDIRTGYDGGAPGTAPVKGDATAVATLKSHDGTKATYLESAATYDAYGRQLTTTDLVADVTVTGSGAPVRTARSDGRTTTTAYTPATGQVTQITLTTPRARAADAGSAQTSVTTLDPLRGLAVKQTDTNSNVTEVAYDALGRSTKVWLADRRNTQTPSQEFVYTVAENKAVAIATKTLNNSGGQITSYALYDGFLRDRQTQTPGPDNGTVVTDVFYDERGLTAKTFAPYYTTGKPNTEIFKPADALSVETQTRTTFDGLNRAVETRQIAGNGDGGTLLNTTTTLYGGDRTTVIPPVGGTTTTTLTDARGNTTELRQHHTRAADAPYDTTTYQYTPRGELEKVTDPAGNNWSYVYDQLGRQTRAKDPDKGNTTSTYDDRGQLTFVSGSRTDVPGLAYVYDDLGRQTEIREGSATGALRTQTVYDTVTGAKGRLAQSTRYAGGQAYVSKVTAYDRLYRPTKTAVVIPAAEGKLQGTYQTGTAYLPSGLTGAVSYSAAGSLPGGSSNYTYEDETLRPVAVYGEGMTSSTAYSLTGKPLQYSMGLTTGGKKTQVTNTYEWGTQRLATSRVDREDQPGVDRHVTYAYDEAGAVLSMADVSRTGTDNQCFTHDYLGRLVEAWTQPTTTCATAPAADKIGGPAPYWQTFTYDKAGNRTTETQHNTVGNAAQDTKRTYTYPAPGSAQPHSLTSLATAGPSGTRTDGYAYDPSGNTTARPGQQLTWDAEGHLATVTENGSTTTYLYDADGNRLIGRTSTGTTLYLGHTEVTVPTGATKAKATRLFELGGGQTAIRDDDGAFAFTIADHHGTGELAVAAGNLALTQRRTLPFGAVRGQAPASWPSTKGFVGGTDDTKVTGLTHLGAREYDAGIGRFVSVDPLLDLSDPQQMNGYTYGNNNPATLSDPTGLRPDGPVGGASYNDQRETFGDGLYNARTAGSGYFLDYYGGWSYRHVTHFATSSKSAAAVTVSWSGRAKAKGLTAKDGIDLRVKENKVPDNFYSRYIGPVVGALILPDVDAWAGCFSGSLGQCGWAATDLPLLKVSKPLKLLKGVKRGEEVAEDIEDVASICRKHSFLPGTKVLLADGTTKNIEDVDEGDEVLATDPLTGETASEEVTAKIITKDDKDFTQLTVETGDGRESIIATDTHPFWSIDTHKWIDAGEIEPGTQLRSPGKGAVEVVGIRHFKKQQRTNDLTVDRIHTYYVLAGQTPVLVHNSNCPTASKYEDITSPGARMLNKSTDVGPVDFGKNLEANGWSRTEKGPNLMYEKDGARYFLRGKANSHKGWTADYYNPGSKKADIKIRLGED; encoded by the coding sequence ATGAAACCCATATCCACGACCTCACCCGGAATCAGACTGCTCCGCAGGGCGTCGCTGGCCCTCTCCACAGTGATGGTCGCCACTCTGCTCCAGGCGGCAGCAGCACCCTCGGCGGTGGCGGAGAACAATCTTCCCGGTCTGCCGAACTCCGAGAAGCCCGTGACGGGCAGCCACGAGAGTACGGTCAGACCACGCACTCTGCCCAAGGGGCCCAAGATTCCTCCGGTGCCTCCCGAGAAGGAACTCCCCGCACCCTTCACCGCGACGGTGGACATCTCCGGGGCGCGTGGGACCGGGACGAAGAACGCCGACGGCTTCACTCCGGCCAAGGGAACGCCGATCGGTCTCGCTCCGGCGCCGACGGGTGGAAAGCGCGAAGCGGCCACGTCTGCGTCGGGCGGGGACACGGCGACCCGTGTCGAGACCCGCGTACTGGACCGTGAGCACACCGACCGTGCGGGGATCAAGGGCGTGCTGTTCACGCTGTCCGTCCTTGACGCCACCGCCGCACGCGCCGAACGGTCCGCCGCGCCCACATCGACACATGTGGCGGCCACCGTCGACTATTCCGCGTTCGCAAGGGCGTTCGGTGGTTCGTACGCCTCACGTATGCGGCTGGTCGCACTCCCGCCCTGCGCGCTGACCACGCCCGACAAAGAGGACTGCCGTTCAGGCACGCCCGTCACCACGACCAACGACACCGCTCGACAGACGCTGACCGCCACGTCACTGAACCTGCGGGCGGGTACGCCGACAGTCCTGGCGGCGACGACATCGGCAGAGGGTGACAAGGGCACGTACAAGGCCACGTCCCTCGCCGCGTCCTCGACGTGGAGCACCAACCTCAACACGGGCGACTTCACGTGGTCGTACGACATGCCGACACCTGAGGTCCCGGGCGGGCTGAAGCCCGCTGTGGGCCTCTCCTACTCCTCGGCGTCCATCGACGGCCGTACCGGTGGCACGAACAACCAAGGATCCTGGGTCGGCGACGGTTTCAACCTGTGGCCGGGATTCATCGAGCGCAGCTACAAGCCCTGCGCGGACGACGGCCAGAAGAACGCCGACGGCAACAAGCCGGGTGACATGTGCTGGGCCTACGACAACGCGGTCATTTCGTTCAACGGCGCCGGTGGGGAACTGATCCCGGCGGGCAACGACGAGTTCAAGCTGAAGCACGACGACGGCACCAGAATCAAGCACCTGGCTTCCACCGACCGGGGCAACGGCGACAACGACGGTGAGTACTGGCGCCTCACTTCACCGGACGGCACCCAGTACTTCTTCGGGTACAACCGACTGCCCGGCTGGAGCGCGGGGAAGGAGACCACGGACTCCACCTGGACGCTGCCGGTCTACGGCAACAACAGCGCAGAGAAGTGCCACGCGGCGACGTTCGCCGACTCCTGGTGCCAGCAGGCGTGGCGGTGGAACCTCGACTACGTCGTCGATGTTCACGGCAACGCGATCAGCTACAACTACACCAAGGAAGCCAACTCCTACGGTCGCAACCTGAAGGCCGAGGACGACACCCCGTACACCCGTGGCGGCTACCTCAAGCGCGTCGACTACGGCCTGAAGTCCTCGGACATGTACGCGGCCAAGCCGCAGGCCCAGGTCGTCTTCGGCAACGCCGAACGCTGTCTGTCCCAGACCGGCGTCTCATGTGCCGCGGACACGATCGACGACAAGGCGTTCTACTGGTACGACACTCCTTGGGATCTGAACTGCAAGGCCGGTACCAAGTGTGACAACGGGCGCCTGTCGCCCTCGTTCTGGACACGTAAGAGACTCACGGACGTCACCACGCAGGTTCTCAAGGCGGACGGCACCTACGCCGAGGTCGATTCCTGGAAGCTCGACCACCGTTGGGGCATGGCGGATACCGACTACCAGTTGCTGCTCGACAGCGTGCAGCACACCGGACACTCGGCAATCCCGGCGATCACTCTGCCGAAGACCACCTTCGCCTACACGCAGTTGGAGAACCGCCTCGACAGGACGGGCGACGGCTTCGCCCCGTTCGTCAAGGCACGTCTGTCCACGGTCGCCGACGAGTCAGGTGGCCAGATCGATGCCAATTACTCCGCCCCGGCCTGCGACTGGGACGCCCTGCCCACACCGGAGACGAACACCACCCGCTGTTTCCCCCAGTACATCGGGGGCAGCGACACCGACCCGGCGCAGCGGCACTGGTTCAACAAGTACGTGACCACCTCGGTCACCGCGACCGACCGCACGGGTGGCTCTCCCGACCAGGTCACTCGGTACGACTACCTGGGGGGTGCCGCCTGGCATTACGACGATGACGACGGTCTGACCAAGGAGAAGCAGAAGACCTGGTCGCAGTGGCGGGGGTACGGCCAGGTCAGGGTTCGGACCGGCGGCCAGGGCGGGGATTCCGCCATGAGGACGCAGCAGGACTCGTATTTCCTGCGGGGCATGGACGGCGACCGCAAGAACACCTCCGGGGGGACCAAATCCGTTGCGGTGGCGCTTGAGGCCGGTGAGGGCGCGGCGATCACGGATCACGAGACCACGGCCGGCTTCGGCTACAGGACCGTCATGTTCGACAAGCCGGGCGGCAAGGTACTGAGCAAGTCGGTCAGCAGGCCCTGGTATCACGAGACGGCGAAGAAGGTGCGTGACTGGGGGACGGTGACCGCGAACTTCATCGGTACCTCCGCCTCCAAGGACTGGGTCTCGCTCGACGGCGGTGCGGGCGTCAAGTGGCGCACCACTTCGACGGCGACGAAACAGGACACGATCGCCGGCCGGGTCGTCCAGGTCGACGACTTCGGCGACGACGCCACCGAGGCGGACGACCGGTGCACGCGAACGACCTATCCGGAGGTGACCGCCACCAACCTCCTCAGGCTCCCCTCACGGGTGGAAACCGTCACCAAGCCGTGCGAGGCGACGGCCGACCGGTCGAAGGACGTCCTCTCCGACATACGTACCGGCTATGACGGCGGCGCTCCGGGCACGGCTCCCGTCAAGGGGGACGCCACGGCTGTCGCGACTCTGAAGAGCCACGACGGCACCAAGGCCACGTACCTTGAGTCGGCTGCCACCTATGACGCGTACGGCCGCCAGTTGACAACGACCGACCTGGTCGCCGATGTCACCGTCACCGGCAGCGGCGCACCCGTGCGTACGGCCCGGAGTGACGGCCGCACCACCACGACGGCCTACACCCCGGCCACCGGTCAGGTCACGCAGATCACGCTGACCACGCCGCGGGCAAGGGCCGCGGACGCCGGTTCGGCACAGACCTCCGTCACCACGCTGGACCCTCTGCGCGGACTGGCGGTGAAGCAGACCGACACCAACAGCAATGTCACCGAAGTCGCGTACGACGCGCTCGGCCGTTCCACGAAGGTATGGCTCGCTGACCGGCGGAACACCCAGACTCCGAGTCAGGAGTTCGTCTACACGGTCGCGGAGAACAAGGCGGTCGCCATCGCCACCAAGACGCTGAACAACAGTGGTGGCCAGATCACCTCGTACGCCTTGTACGACGGATTCCTGCGCGACAGGCAGACCCAGACTCCCGGTCCGGACAACGGCACTGTCGTCACCGATGTCTTCTACGACGAACGCGGCCTGACGGCGAAGACGTTCGCGCCCTATTACACGACGGGCAAGCCGAACACCGAGATCTTCAAACCCGCTGATGCCCTGTCCGTCGAGACACAGACCCGCACCACGTTCGACGGTCTGAACCGTGCCGTCGAAACACGGCAGATCGCGGGCAACGGCGACGGCGGGACGCTGCTCAACACCACCACGACCCTGTACGGCGGTGACCGCACGACCGTCATCCCTCCCGTCGGCGGCACCACGACCACCACGCTCACCGACGCACGAGGCAACACCACCGAACTGCGTCAGCACCACACCCGCGCGGCCGACGCACCCTATGACACGACCACCTATCAGTACACGCCGCGAGGCGAACTGGAGAAGGTGACCGACCCCGCGGGCAACAACTGGAGCTACGTCTACGACCAGCTCGGCCGCCAGACGAGGGCCAAGGACCCGGACAAGGGCAATACCACCAGCACGTACGACGACCGCGGACAGCTCACCTTCGTGAGCGGATCGCGTACGGACGTCCCCGGTCTCGCCTACGTTTACGACGATCTCGGCCGCCAGACCGAAATACGTGAGGGCTCGGCCACCGGAGCTCTGCGCACCCAGACGGTGTACGACACGGTCACCGGAGCGAAGGGCCGGCTCGCACAATCCACCCGCTATGCCGGCGGGCAGGCGTACGTCTCGAAGGTCACCGCCTACGACCGGCTCTACCGGCCGACCAAGACCGCCGTCGTCATTCCGGCGGCCGAGGGCAAGCTGCAGGGCACTTACCAGACCGGCACCGCTTATCTGCCCTCCGGCCTGACCGGAGCGGTGAGCTACTCCGCGGCCGGCTCGCTGCCGGGTGGTTCGTCCAACTACACGTACGAGGACGAGACGCTCCGCCCGGTCGCGGTCTACGGCGAGGGCATGACGTCCAGCACCGCCTACAGCCTGACCGGCAAGCCCTTGCAGTACTCGATGGGGTTGACCACCGGCGGAAAGAAGACGCAGGTCACGAACACCTACGAGTGGGGAACCCAGCGGCTCGCGACATCGCGGGTGGACCGTGAGGACCAGCCCGGGGTCGACCGCCACGTCACTTACGCGTACGACGAGGCCGGCGCCGTCCTTTCGATGGCGGACGTGTCCCGGACCGGTACCGACAACCAGTGCTTCACCCACGACTACCTCGGCCGCCTCGTCGAGGCGTGGACCCAGCCCACCACCACCTGCGCGACGGCGCCCGCAGCCGACAAGATCGGTGGCCCCGCCCCGTACTGGCAGACCTTCACCTATGACAAGGCCGGCAACCGCACCACCGAAACGCAGCACAACACCGTAGGCAACGCCGCACAGGACACCAAGCGGACCTACACGTACCCGGCGCCGGGGTCGGCCCAGCCGCACAGCCTCACGTCCTTGGCCACGGCGGGCCCGTCCGGAACCAGGACGGACGGGTACGCGTACGACCCGAGCGGCAACACCACCGCGCGGCCGGGACAGCAACTGACCTGGGACGCCGAGGGACATCTCGCCACGGTCACCGAGAACGGCAGCACCACCACCTACCTCTACGACGCCGACGGCAATCGCCTGATCGGCCGCACCAGCACCGGGACCACGCTCTACCTCGGCCACACCGAGGTCACCGTCCCCACCGGGGCGACAAAGGCCAAGGCCACTCGCCTCTTCGAGCTCGGTGGCGGCCAAACAGCCATCCGCGACGACGACGGCGCCTTCGCCTTCACCATCGCTGACCACCACGGCACCGGCGAACTCGCAGTCGCGGCCGGCAACCTCGCTCTCACCCAGCGTCGCACGCTGCCTTTCGGAGCCGTACGCGGACAGGCACCGGCCTCCTGGCCGAGCACCAAGGGTTTTGTCGGTGGCACCGACGACACCAAGGTCACCGGACTCACTCATCTCGGCGCCCGCGAGTACGACGCGGGCATTGGCCGATTCGTCTCTGTCGACCCGCTTCTCGACCTGAGCGACCCACAGCAGATGAACGGCTACACCTACGGCAACAACAATCCCGCCACGCTGTCCGACCCGACCGGACTGCGCCCGGACGGCCCGGTGGGCGGGGCCTCGTACAACGACCAACGGGAGACATTCGGAGACGGTCTGTACAACGCCAGGACGGCGGGGAGCGGGTACTTCCTCGATTACTACGGAGGCTGGAGCTACCGGCACGTCACTCATTTCGCCACGAGTTCGAAGAGCGCTGCTGCCGTTACCGTTTCCTGGTCCGGCCGCGCCAAGGCAAAGGGGTTGACCGCAAAAGACGGAATTGATCTCCGCGTCAAGGAGAACAAGGTTCCGGACAACTTCTACAGCCGATACATCGGTCCCGTTGTCGGAGCGTTGATCCTCCCGGACGTAGATGCGTGGGCCGGGTGCTTCAGTGGGTCGTTGGGGCAGTGCGGATGGGCTGCCACCGACCTTCCCCTCCTCAAGGTCAGCAAGCCGCTCAAGCTGCTCAAGGGGGTCAAGCGGGGAGAAGAGGTTGCTGAAGACATAGAAGACGTCGCCAGCATATGCAGGAAGCACAGCTTCCTGCCGGGAACCAAGGTGCTGCTCGCCGATGGCACCACCAAGAACATCGAAGACGTCGATGAGGGCGACGAGGTTCTCGCAACCGATCCGCTGACCGGTGAGACAGCGTCCGAAGAAGTCACGGCCAAGATCATCACAAAGGATGACAAGGACTTCACTCAGCTCACCGTCGAGACCGGTGACGGCCGCGAAAGCATCATCGCCACAGACACTCATCCGTTCTGGTCCATCGACACACACAAGTGGATCGACGCAGGCGAAATCGAGCCGGGAACCCAGCTCCGTAGCCCGGGCAAGGGTGCTGTTGAAGTCGTCGGTATCCGTCATTTCAAGAAGCAGCAGCGGACCAACGACCTCACGGTCGACCGCATCCACACGTACTATGTACTCGCTGGTCAGACACCGGTCCTCGTTCACAACAGTAACTGCCCGACCGCATCGAAATACGAGGACATCACGAGTCCCGGCGCCCGCATGCTGAACAAATCGACAGACGTGGGCCCCGTGGACTTCGGAAAGAATCTTGAGGCCAATGGGTGGAGCCGCACCGAAAAGGGCCCGAACCTCATGTACGAGAAGGATGGGGCAAGGTATTTCCTTCGAGGGAAGGCGAACAGCCACAAGGGGTGGACGGCTGACTACTACAATCCGGGGTCTAAGAAGGCCGACATCAAGATCAGGCTGGGTGAGGACTAA
- a CDS encoding LamG-like jellyroll fold domain-containing protein yields the protein MILLGWVMWGRGRSRGRVGVLAGVLGLTVVAALAPVEAAVAASPHRPAVAQQEDDGSSSGKASAEAALAESKRVGRPVEVTSMRSESSDVYATPDGNLEAREYLRPVRTRVGGQWKLIETELVKSDDGAVVPKATAVGLKFSGGGNAPLVRMTKAGRELALSWPARLPVPDVDGATATYHDVLPDVDLRMQAQEDGFTQLLVVKSAEAAANKGLSELRLKVAAAGMDVHRTGGGGLQAVDKGARGMVFEAPTPMMWDSSSGPETVPASEPATPGAAARTAATGTGSGEEPAATESGKLAPVGVEVPTGGKEIVLTPDAEVLRGEDTTYPVFIDPQWYSPRASAWTMASKYWASSPQWKFNGESTAGMGYCNWSYCQPNDTKRLLYRLPTSKFAGKSILSAEFVVRNTWSASCSARSVELWRTKDISSTTTWNTQNASGFWIKQLKSQSFAYGYTGCAAKDAEFDVKAAVQEAANGKWATMTFGLRADSETDQYAWKRFSDKAYLRVKYNRPPQQVKMSQLSMEYGGTCKKSDSAPQVRTLGKIYANGVTDPDGDNIAVQFQAAWDTGDGKGNIARWSPALTPLKKSGSGFSISLPTSVPKNKRISWYVRSYDGAQYSPWSSALGSSACYFTYDTAVPQAPAISSGDYPASDPENPDDPWFDGVGQYGAFQLKAANSDVTKYWYGVNGDPSSKNVLTTSAGAAQLAKVLPAKPGLNYITAQAFDAAGNGSETRTYQFRVKAGQPERAMWQLDESADASRSAGSSGARTAKLHGGTTLGVPGRTGTALGLDGTSGYAATDIPTINTANGFSLSVWVKLDQVPDRAAVIATQPGNYSPGFEMYYSSGYDRWVFNQYTSDTAGASIARAMAPSAGGVTAGKWTHLVGVYSGGDRELLLYVDGQLVGRTPYTTAWNARRGLQIGAANLLGTVKNFFPGTIDELRMFDKPVSATEVGRLFRLESIGNGRTTRSVFPLDEEAGATEVTGHADTQPLALVGDAKLGAPGVAGGALSLDGDGDYAHTTAPHVDTERPFTVSAWAKLDRIPAQAATVVAQLGANRPGFELYYSKTYNRWGFTQYSADVPNATQIRAVQPEGSSARPGEWVHLVGVHDPTADTLTLYVNGTKAASVAQANPWYASGRVQIGALTIDGNNIIQHFPGQIDDVRFFDRVVADGEVQQMFQQRPLVKGRWNFEEAGATTPVTTPDSSAEKRPVSLYGNAQLGAGMIDNSGLQLNGVDAYAATTMPVDTSGSFTMTAWAQAAAAPDHGMAVLSGEGTARSAFEVRFQPDPDNVEGLGRWELTLSDKDAANATVKQLNNSEFYDVRDWNHLSVVYDGFAKQARLYVNGVLQEAVCDGDADAACQEYVAWADDVLTFKATKALDIGRAQSDSPGEYFAGSVDDVWAFQGALNDNQVSELAGAWFDIPTEVPNGS from the coding sequence ATGATCTTGTTGGGGTGGGTTATGTGGGGGCGTGGACGTTCACGTGGCCGTGTCGGTGTCTTGGCCGGTGTGTTGGGTCTGACGGTGGTAGCGGCTCTGGCGCCGGTGGAGGCCGCCGTGGCGGCTTCTCCGCACCGTCCGGCAGTCGCCCAGCAGGAGGATGACGGCTCATCTTCCGGTAAGGCGAGCGCCGAAGCCGCTCTCGCCGAGTCCAAGCGCGTCGGCAGGCCCGTCGAAGTGACGTCCATGCGTAGTGAGAGCAGCGACGTCTACGCGACCCCCGACGGAAATCTGGAGGCACGCGAGTACCTGAGGCCGGTCCGCACCCGAGTGGGCGGTCAATGGAAGTTGATCGAGACCGAGTTGGTGAAGTCGGACGACGGCGCCGTGGTCCCGAAGGCGACTGCGGTGGGGCTGAAATTCTCCGGGGGCGGCAACGCACCGCTGGTACGGATGACCAAGGCCGGCCGTGAGCTGGCCCTGTCCTGGCCCGCCAGGCTGCCGGTGCCGGATGTGGACGGTGCCACAGCTACCTACCATGACGTTCTTCCGGATGTGGACCTGCGCATGCAGGCGCAGGAGGACGGCTTCACTCAGCTGCTGGTGGTCAAGTCCGCCGAAGCCGCCGCGAACAAGGGCCTCTCCGAACTGCGGCTCAAGGTGGCCGCTGCGGGCATGGACGTCCACCGGACCGGTGGGGGCGGTCTCCAGGCGGTCGACAAGGGGGCCCGCGGAATGGTGTTCGAGGCGCCCACCCCCATGATGTGGGATTCCAGCAGCGGTCCGGAAACCGTGCCGGCTTCGGAGCCCGCGACCCCTGGAGCCGCTGCCCGGACTGCCGCAACGGGTACGGGGTCCGGCGAGGAGCCTGCCGCGACCGAGTCCGGCAAGCTGGCGCCGGTGGGTGTCGAGGTGCCGACCGGAGGCAAGGAAATCGTATTGACTCCGGACGCCGAGGTCCTGCGCGGGGAGGACACCACCTATCCGGTGTTCATCGATCCGCAGTGGTATTCACCCCGGGCCTCCGCGTGGACCATGGCGTCGAAGTACTGGGCCTCGTCACCGCAGTGGAAGTTCAACGGCGAGTCCACCGCAGGTATGGGCTACTGCAACTGGAGCTACTGCCAGCCCAACGACACCAAGCGGCTCCTCTACCGGCTGCCCACCTCGAAGTTCGCGGGCAAGTCGATCCTGTCGGCGGAATTCGTGGTGCGTAACACGTGGTCGGCCTCGTGCTCCGCCCGCAGTGTGGAGCTGTGGCGGACGAAGGACATCTCGTCCACGACCACGTGGAACACGCAGAACGCGTCGGGGTTCTGGATCAAGCAGCTGAAGTCGCAGTCTTTCGCCTACGGGTACACCGGGTGCGCCGCGAAGGACGCCGAGTTCGATGTGAAGGCTGCCGTACAGGAGGCCGCGAACGGGAAATGGGCCACCATGACGTTCGGTCTGCGTGCCGACAGCGAGACGGACCAGTACGCCTGGAAACGCTTCTCGGACAAGGCGTATCTGCGGGTGAAGTACAACCGGCCCCCGCAGCAGGTGAAGATGTCGCAGCTGTCGATGGAATACGGCGGTACGTGCAAGAAGTCGGACAGCGCCCCTCAGGTGCGCACGCTCGGCAAGATCTACGCGAATGGTGTGACCGACCCGGACGGCGACAACATCGCTGTGCAGTTCCAGGCAGCCTGGGACACCGGCGACGGCAAGGGCAACATCGCCCGGTGGAGCCCGGCTCTGACACCGCTCAAGAAATCCGGCTCCGGCTTCTCGATCAGCCTGCCCACGTCCGTGCCGAAGAACAAGCGGATCAGCTGGTACGTGCGGTCGTACGACGGGGCCCAGTACTCGCCGTGGTCGAGCGCCCTTGGTTCGAGCGCCTGCTACTTCACCTACGACACCGCGGTTCCACAGGCACCGGCCATCTCGTCCGGGGACTACCCCGCCTCCGACCCGGAGAATCCGGACGACCCGTGGTTCGACGGGGTCGGACAGTACGGGGCGTTCCAGCTCAAGGCGGCGAACAGCGATGTGACGAAGTACTGGTACGGAGTCAACGGGGACCCGTCCTCGAAGAATGTGCTGACCACGTCTGCGGGCGCCGCGCAGCTCGCAAAGGTGCTGCCCGCGAAACCAGGGCTGAACTACATCACGGCACAGGCCTTCGACGCGGCCGGCAACGGCTCGGAGACGCGCACCTACCAGTTCAGGGTGAAGGCGGGACAGCCCGAGCGAGCGATGTGGCAGCTGGACGAGTCGGCCGACGCCTCCCGGTCCGCCGGAAGCTCCGGAGCCCGCACGGCCAAGCTCCACGGCGGCACCACGCTGGGAGTACCGGGCAGAACGGGGACCGCGCTGGGGCTTGACGGCACGTCCGGGTACGCGGCGACGGACATCCCGACCATCAACACCGCCAATGGCTTCAGCCTCTCGGTATGGGTGAAGCTCGACCAGGTGCCCGACCGGGCAGCGGTGATCGCGACACAGCCGGGCAACTATTCGCCGGGCTTCGAGATGTACTACTCCAGCGGCTACGACCGCTGGGTCTTCAACCAGTACACCTCCGACACCGCCGGCGCCTCCATCGCGCGGGCCATGGCTCCGTCCGCCGGAGGAGTGACTGCCGGGAAGTGGACCCATCTCGTGGGCGTCTACTCCGGCGGGGACAGGGAACTGCTGCTCTATGTCGATGGGCAGTTGGTCGGACGCACTCCGTACACCACGGCGTGGAACGCGCGTCGTGGCCTCCAGATCGGCGCCGCCAACCTTCTCGGCACGGTGAAGAACTTCTTCCCCGGCACCATCGATGAACTCCGCATGTTCGACAAGCCGGTCTCGGCGACCGAGGTCGGCAGGCTCTTCCGCCTCGAATCGATCGGCAACGGCCGCACCACTCGGTCGGTGTTCCCGCTGGACGAGGAGGCGGGGGCGACCGAGGTGACCGGTCACGCCGACACTCAGCCGCTGGCTCTGGTCGGAGACGCGAAGCTGGGTGCCCCCGGGGTCGCGGGCGGAGCCCTGAGCCTCGACGGGGACGGCGACTACGCCCACACCACCGCTCCACACGTCGACACCGAACGGCCCTTCACCGTCTCGGCGTGGGCCAAGCTGGACCGGATACCCGCTCAGGCGGCCACCGTCGTCGCGCAACTGGGTGCCAATCGGCCCGGTTTCGAGCTGTACTACTCAAAGACGTACAACCGATGGGGCTTCACCCAGTACTCGGCCGACGTACCGAATGCCACGCAGATCCGCGCCGTGCAACCCGAGGGATCTTCCGCCCGGCCCGGCGAATGGGTGCACCTGGTCGGCGTCCACGATCCGACAGCCGACACATTGACGCTGTACGTCAACGGAACGAAGGCGGCCAGTGTTGCTCAGGCCAACCCCTGGTACGCGAGCGGACGCGTCCAGATAGGCGCCTTGACCATCGACGGCAACAACATCATCCAGCACTTCCCCGGCCAGATCGATGACGTCCGTTTCTTCGACCGTGTGGTCGCGGACGGTGAGGTGCAGCAGATGTTCCAGCAACGTCCGCTGGTCAAGGGCCGCTGGAACTTCGAGGAAGCCGGTGCCACCACTCCCGTCACCACACCGGACTCCTCGGCGGAGAAGAGGCCGGTGAGCCTGTACGGGAATGCTCAGCTCGGCGCAGGCATGATCGACAACAGTGGCCTGCAGCTCAACGGGGTCGACGCCTACGCCGCCACCACGATGCCGGTCGACACCAGCGGCAGCTTCACGATGACCGCCTGGGCGCAAGCGGCCGCCGCACCTGATCACGGCATGGCGGTCCTCAGCGGGGAGGGCACGGCTCGAAGCGCCTTCGAGGTCCGTTTCCAACCCGATCCGGACAATGTCGAGGGCCTTGGCCGCTGGGAGTTGACGCTCTCGGACAAGGACGCGGCGAACGCCACGGTGAAACAGCTGAACAACAGCGAGTTCTACGACGTGCGGGACTGGAACCACCTCTCCGTGGTGTACGACGGGTTCGCCAAGCAGGCTCGTCTCTACGTCAACGGTGTGCTCCAGGAGGCCGTCTGTGACGGCGACGCCGATGCCGCGTGCCAGGAGTACGTCGCCTGGGCGGACGACGTGCTGACCTTCAAAGCCACCAAGGCCCTCGACATAGGGCGGGCGCAGAGCGACAGCCCCGGAGAGTACTTCGCCGGCTCGGTGGACGACGTATGGGCATTCCAGGGCGCGTTGAACGACAACCAGGTCAGCGAACTGGCCGGGGCATGGTTCGACATTCCGACCGAAGTACCCAACGGCAGCTGA